Part of the Xiphophorus maculatus strain JP 163 A chromosome 3, X_maculatus-5.0-male, whole genome shotgun sequence genome, AAATAGTGGTGGTGAGGTTTCCATGAGGAGAATAAATGTGGTTATCAGTTGTTATACTTGTATGCTCCTCTTACTGCAGGTCACAATGTCCTGCCATGCAGCCAGGTATAATTGCCCTATTTGTGAGCTAGGCCCGGTTATTTTCTGTCCAAGAGAAATGTCTGAATTAAAAACTTCAGCAGATGCAGTTGCTAACATAGTCTTTGTAATATGGTAACCACTACAAGATAACATTAAAAATGGACAATGGTGCCGTTTTGGAGCATGTAGGATTAATATCTCTGTTTTAGCCAATACGATTTGGAGCAAAGAAATATGCACAGAGTGAATAAGCATGGTATGCTATTATCGcaagttttattgtttccttgCACAGTGACTAATATCCTTTCCAACCTCCCCACCTCATCACAGCCTTTCTCTCTAATGAGCTGTGGTATGCTATCAGTCATTACAGGAAGCCAGATTATCCAAATGGCATTCTGCACACGTTCACAGAGAACTTCCTGAAGGTGACCTTTTCCCGTCGCCATAGAAACCCCCTCTCTGAGCATGGAGTAGCTCAGCTTGTTCACAGAGTGAGACACCGAAGGAGAGTGATAGCAGAACCTTTTCTGCAAAGGAAAGAGCATTGATCTGGAGAGATGTAACAATGTAGGGACATGTGTTGTGATGCTAGCAAATAATACTTTCATCAGTAAACATGTTGTCCACAACACGTGGTTTTAGACAgcaaatgtttatgttttgaatACTGTAATGAAGACTGAAGCTGGTTGAGAGGAGACAATCTTCTGATTACAGGGATCACCATGATGATTACCAGGCAACACTCTATGCATGTGACAGAGAGAGAAGTCGGGGAGGCAGATACTCATCTGACCACCAACATTCCCCCCATCTAGATCCTTCCTTTGGTAAATCCTCAGCGCTAGAGTATTACCATGGTCCCAAACCGACTATCCCTTACTTCAAGTCAGAGGACCCTCGTGAGTTTGCCAGATTGAAACTAGCCCTCGACAACTTACTCCCATATGACGCTCCAGAGCATTTTAAGTTTCAAATACTCACAGATCATCtcaaatgtgttaaaataagGAGAATGACTCACGCATCCATTGTGGGTTCGTTGTGTGCATCGATTTTAAACAAGCTTGTGatgcaaatgtttatttatttatataatgtaaACCTTTGTGAAAGTATTTACTCACAATTTAACcacttttattatgttttttcatgaAGTGCGACTTCAGCCCATCCTacgtaaagctaaaaaatagTATGCACCTTTCAACAGTGCAACAGTGGTCATTCACTTCTCACCATAgagacaacatgacaaaattgaTTTGCATTATTTGTATATTGGGAAATATTTCTAAGTTTGTCAATagaagattttctgtttttcagtaaaTCATGTTAAATTATCAACTTATTCTGTCTTATCCtgtatattttgaaaagatgacagtgtgtgcatttatttgaatttactCACAATGACAGAatagtttatttaaacttttcttatgTTGAGTTGGAATTTTTGTACAACATATGACTTCAGTGCATTGCATTAAAGATTGTGATgcaatatgaaaaatatataacgCTTCAAATGTCGTCTTCTGAAGACTAGATAATGAGTTTGCAAAAGTTGTATCTTTATTTCTAACTATTGTCAGTACAATTCAGTTCACTGTGTTTACCTACGTCTATTAAATGCCTTGTTCCCTCCCCCAAACCTCTGGAACACCAGTACCACTGTCAccatgattttttaaatttttttaagcaaagtAGGGCCTGaacctgtttgtgtttgctttgaATATAGCGCTTAATGGGACTGAATCAAAAAACGTGGGAATCTGTTATGTAGGCCTATGAGACGGCATTTACTTTGCAACACCACAATGTACGACATCAAGCTTCTGTACATAGCGAATATAAAGTTTACCATGTCATTGGATCAGGCACCGGGAGCAGTTTTAGTGAAATCCTAGACTGACTCTTGCCTTCCTCCCCATTTCCACTCGTCAAATCTCTTTTCACTGCTCCATCTGGGCTTTTTCCGATTGAAGTGGATTCTTCCGGTAGAAGAGAAGAAATTTTGAACAGTGACgttgattttctgtgctgttttagatTTGCGTCTgtcaacttttagatgtgcctctcctgcaccacacctgaatagaataaataagtcattagcaaggctctggagaactgatctacacaacaaggaggtaattaagccatttcattccagtgttttatatctgtggcacatctaaaaactgcaggacaccgacccttgaggactggagtttgacacccctggtttaaaacttaaacagagtccacgcctccagaAAGAAATTGTTTCTCAAAAACTGATGATggtctagaccaggggtgcTCAGGTCCATTCCTCgagagctaccatcctgcaactttcagatgcatccctgctccaacacacctgaatcaaatgaatggctcatTACCAGGCCTGTTTAGAACTGATCCTGGTCTGTTGGAGTGAGGATgcttctaaaagttgcaggatggtagctgtcaaggactggacttgagcaccCCCTGGTCTAGATCCTCACAAAGCAAAGCGTAGTACAGAGGTAATTTCTTACCAGTCTACcaaggataaaaaataaataaaataaaataaaaagagcccTCTCTCAGCACAAACAAGCAACAGACTCGTAGGAACGAGCAGTCAATGGTCTGTCCATTTGAATAGAATTAGACCTGTCGCTCTGGTCACCCGAATATGTTCAGCCAGGGCCGGGGGGGTAGcaataatataattaaattaaaatgtaaagcaatTTAAAAGATGTAGGCTAAGCaatacaaaagtaaaacatttgctttataAAAATCAATCTCTCCCAATTTCTGTCATTGCTTCCTACCACACAcagtctatctatctatctatctatctatctatctatctatctatctatctatctatctatctatctatctatctatctatctatctatctatctatctatctatctatctatctatctatctatctatctatctatctatctatctatctatctatctatctatctatctatctatctatctatctatctatctatctatctatctatctatctatccatccatccatccatccatccatccatccatccatccatccatccatccatccatccatccatccatccatccatccatccataaaaCTCTTCCTTTCCTCCCAGCCCTCCCGCCTGGTTATTTATACTGACTGATGAATCATATGTTGTCATGGAGGTCACGCCTGCGCAGTAGACAACGTGAAAATCTGAATCATCGACGGAGGGAGAGAAGGGGGGTAACTGTAGAGTGATGGGACCTGGCTGAGGAAACAGCAGCGAGCGATCACTCTCCGAGCTGGTAATGAAAGGTACATTTATTGTTgtcgtttgtttgttttttattttatggtctGGATTTGTATTTATGGAAGTGTAAACGGAGAGGTGGATAACTGGCTCTTTGAAATCGGAATCAAAGGTGCCCTCCGCGAGTGCACACCGTAAAATCTTCACGCGCATCTGCTAGTGGCTTTACTTTGGATAAAATTGCAGAGCAAGTGCTTCTTCaaactttgtgttgatttgtgcTATTTATCCTCGAAGGGTTGCGAGTGTTTTGGTCTGTAatcaaatgaactaaaacttcGATTTGAACGATTTAGGCACGGCTCTAATTTattgcttcaaaaaaaaaaaaaaggcgactCCCGGGTACTTACGATCGGACTTACTTTGATGTAAAGTTCACGTTTTGTGAGTTGaattgaaaagagaaaaaaaaaacgtgctgTGTGTCTGTTTTCAGTCTGGCGTCACATATTACGTCTGTATGTTTTCCTGCTGCGCTGAGGGTGGCTTGATGATAATGGCGTTCAGCACCACAGACAGCTCCAGGTTATGTGGCACACACAGCTTGTTGAAGGCAAGGATACCACAGCCGGTCGGAACAGGCGTCTTTACGTAGTTGTCACATTattgtttatgatttttttggGTGTGTTTTAGCACTTATTCCTTTCTTGGTGTGGAggaacagttttcttctttcttccatgttttttgCATCTGTAGCTTTTGGTACGTTTTGTACCTTAACTTCTACAGTAAGAAACGTGTCAAGGTAcgaaacaatacaataaaaaaacaaatcccttTATAATCTTTCCAATCCCACATTTTCATTTGAGGTGTAgctttaaaatgactaaaagaaaataagaataaattctGCTCTTGTAACATATCATTACTCTCTGATCCTTCACACCTATTTTAACTAGTTCCACccctccatttttatttttataggcACAGATGTTGGACAGGGACAGATGTTCATGAGGACAAACAGCATACACTGTAGGTTAAATAGTATTATAGTTAACATATGGTCTTCATATGGCTATTGTCGTCCATCACAACTAACAGTGGAACTTATGATGAATGTACACATTTACATTGGTAGTTTATGGACATGAGATATTCAACATTTAGAATTCAATCTTTACTTTCACCATCTGTTAGTGTTCTTAcaataatcagaaaaataatgtcTATACCAAAGATGCTTTTGTTGGCCTGACCTACTGATTGTGGTCAAATAGTATTCAGGTTTTCTTTCTAAAGACTGCAACACATTTAAactgatttgtatttattttggttttaatttagttaaatGTGATCATCACTGACCTGACAAAATGTCCTGAAGGTTCTGAGGCTTGTATGTGGATTTGTATGTGATGAGTTTTTAATGTACATCTGACGtttcacaaacatttccattttggaAACAATAACAATGGTGACTGGGGGTTTAGGACAccttaaaaaatctatttaaatttatatgTTAAAACCCTACAATTAAgggtgtattttcttttcattatgaCGGTGGTAGTTTTGAAagcaccaaaaaacataaaggaaGAAATTGTAAGACGATGCCCATCAAAGTATGTCCCACAAATCCCcgttaaagaaaaacactgcaTCAGTAGCATGTTGATAAGTTAAATAGACATTTGATGAATCTACTGAACAGGAGGAAATAAGAAATTTCAGCTTATTTATTGATCGCTGCTTAATATTGCTTGATTGCTCCATCAGTTTTATGAATGTTCTAAAGTATGCAATGCCGTTCATGTTTTGTCTCTGCTGCATCAGAGTATGAGTAAGAAGCACTCTGTATGATAACACAGAATCAATGTTTGTAAAGCAGGTAGAAAGGATTtagatgttatgttttttttgagatacaatacaaaaaagtaattcTTTGTGTACAATTGAAGTGCTACTGGACATGAAGGCAAAGATGCCCCAGTTTGTTTCACAAAGTCACACAAGGAGGATGCTTTGTTGATCTCAGTGGACTGGGGCACATTGTATCAGATGCCTCCAGTATGTTACGTAACTTGGTGGCATTTACACTCATGTGTATGTTCATGCATGACAGAACCCTATCCGATCTGTCTTCAGACTGTATTGTGTATGTGGGAGAAGGGAAAAATCGTATTGGAAGTATGGCTGTAAGGCTTCATGCCGTGTCTGTCCGTGTGCATTCTGCAGACAGATGTGAAGGATGACTTCGTGCTCAGAGATCTGTGGGTCGGAATACAGAGAACAGGCTCAATCCGGCGGAAACGGCCAACAGTACGGAGTCCGCTCCTACCTCCACCAGGTaactgaatagaaaaaaaatatgaaatcctagcccaaaaaaacataatttgaccATTAAATCTGCATCAGAGCTAGAATCATCCGAATGTGATATGGGCTTCAGTTTCTATTCTCTaacatcaaaaaagaaaataataaactctGCCTCCTTTCAGTTCTATGAGGAGTGCACAGGTTCTATCTGGGAACGTGAGGAAGATTTTCAGATTCAGAGATCGCCAAGCAGGTGGAGCTCTTTACTCTGGAAGGTGAGATGAACCATTTGGGTCGCGCAGAGAAATCCATAGCTTGTGTCATGTAATGTTTCTTGAATAAATAAGTAACAGTTTCATCGGGCATTGTTAACTGACTTCTCTCCCACCTTGCAGGTCTGTCTCACGTTTGGAACGTTGATCCTTGTTACAGGtcttattgttgttttggtgGGTTACGCAACACCGACTATGACTGAAGCATTTGGTGAAGATGATCTCCTGTTTGTTGACAGGTATAAAACCAGTACCAAGACGTAtcacagagaagaaaacagtttattaGTTAATACCAACTAAACAGATTAGGGTTTCATTAACATTAATGCTCAGAGGACCTCGCAATAGTAAAAGACCCAGAATGACCAATAATGacaaaattaattgaattaagtTGCCAAAAGAAATGACAATCTCTATCCACAACTTTTTGTTGTggatagagattttttttttaactgattttttttttttttttacaaattcatCTTTGACTTAGCATTCAATTCAACTTAAAACATATCTACTCTTTTGGATAATGTGTAAATCTCAACAGTTTGGTGTGATcacagaagttttttttgttgttgtaaagtgatcaatatttttttcacgCTCTTTGAGTTTCTGGGACAAGCCTAATCAAGCTTCTTTAATATTTGTACAACCCCCCTCAAACACAACTTTATCGTTTATTTCTGAAAGACTATCTGACTTTACTTATACAGCTACAGAAAACCCTCCAGTAAATGTGGATCTGGGTCTGTTGGCAATGTTTGCATAGGGAGAGTTTTACGGAGATACTAACATTAGTTTGcatcatttatgttttatatgcCTTGTTAAGTTGTTCTATGACATGCTTCCTTTGCAGATCTAATTAATCATGCATGGACATCACTTACAGAAAGGGCTGTTCTCATGATTCATTAAATGAGTGCTTTGCTTTTTATCGTCATAAATCTTAATGAGAAGTATCATAGCAGCAAGCTGCACAGCTCAGGGCTCTCCTGGTCTCTTAGTTGAGTTGCcctacaaataaaatatggGTTGGAATTAGATTAACTTTGCATTCAACTTGGATCCATGTCAttgtttttgactttaaaaatttCAGATAGGACCATAACATGTTCCAGATTCATGGTATTTTTACACAATGTGAGATACCAATAAAGCAGGCTACAAACTTTACTGAACTGTTTTCCCGTCTAAACTGATCTCTAATCTGGTTTGGTTTTTGCATCTCACATTTGTTGTTGCAGTGTGCAAAAATGGACAGATTATACTCGATAACTGACGGTAAAAACTTGTTTTGGAACAGCTACGCTGTCCGTTTCAACCGTGCACTGGATGTCTGCAAACTGACCGGTGCGGTGCTGTTCTGTGTGGGTGGCACCTCCATGGCTGTGGGTCTTCTGCTGTCTGCCTTTGCTAAAAGCTACTCCAAAGACGAACTGTACCTGCAGCACAAGTTTAAGGAGCGGTTAGCAGATCTCCATGCAACAGTTGGTAAGCTGGCTCATATGATGAAAGTATTGATGAACATGACATTTTTCAAGTCATtgaatatgaataaaacaaCTGTTTGTGTCACAGGTTCATCAATAATGAAAGCACCAACTCCTGGGGAGGGAAAGGTGCCTGTAACGCTCTCCAAAGTTCAGAACATACAACCTGTGGCCACAAAAGCAGAGACCTGATCGGCGCCCCAATAAAGAAAGACACAAAGTGAAATAGGATTGAACTGTGTGTAGGATGTGTATAATTGAGGGCCCATGTGAGTGTTCATCTTAATGAGCagtttatcttaaaaaaaaaaaaaggccagcTTAAGTGGCTGATaggtcttttctttttggttgtcatttttaataGCTTCATTGACACAACTGATGTCATCATTCGAACCATGGCGATAAAAACTCATTGAGCAGTGACAACGCTTTGCGGGAAAAGAATCTgaggaggaaattaaaaagCAGCATCCAGTCAAGAAGAACATAGCATTGTTTTTGACAGCGATAGACATCTTTGGAAATGACAGAGGATGTTAATGAGAAAGAGGAGCTGAACAGAGCAGCTCAGTTATTCTGACGCTCAACATGAAAAAAGCTCAAATTGATTTTTAACATGGTAATTACTGCCACGCTATTTTAGATCACGAGTGCTACGTTTTGGTGCTATTTGTCAACAAGCCAGAGATCTGCCATTTTAGACCGCCAgagaaaaagtgcaaatattattttttggcaaaaagaCCCACTGAAATAGAATTCACAGGCAGAACATTGACATTTTCTTATTGCTTGTTACTCCTCTAACCTTGTTTCTTCAATAAACCTTCAGACAGGATCAATAGACTGAGCGTAGATGCAGAGAAACAATCTATATCACACATAAAGAAAACTCACCAAATAGAATGGCTTGACCAAAAAAAACTCCCAGTGTCATTTCTTAAAACTATGAACTGTCGGTCCATCCCTCCCCTCTAACTTCCCTTTCTTTCTTACTATTTGAAATATAAGCATATAAAAACATGTATCCATGAAAGTCATAACTCATTTTACACCATTTtgcatctatctatctacttctatttttaaagactgaaataaaacaagtacTTGCAGTGagacaaacacaacaaatagGTTGCATAACAGGCAGATAGCTGACAGGAACACGCTAATCTTGCTGATGAGCAACAACATCACATTTGACAGCTATAATGGAAAAGCGGCTGTGATTCATAGATGCCCAATAATATTGTCACTTACAAAAATTGAAATTAAGCTGTCACGTCCAGCTGAACCTGATCATATACGATGTAAGAAAGGTTATAGATTATATATTAAAATCAGGACAGATTATATGAGTATATGAGACTTATGAGTCTCATATACTCATAAGTATTTGAGCCTTAATGTTatgagtgtttttgtttttattaggtCATTCAGCTTAGTCCTTCATACCTGACTGGATTTTACAAGCACAGATAGtgcaaattaactttttctttgCTGCTTACGATCTTGTGTTAATGTAAATATATCCCCAAATTGTGATCCTCCCCTTTTTAAGTCGTTTCTGTTATTGTTGCGGTTACTGTTTTGGTTTGATCTATTGAATTACAGAAGAAATGACGAATAGGGTGGATTATTTGCACTGCACCTCATTAGAACAATGCTAGAACCAAACATCATATCAAGCTCATTTACATTGTCagactgtaaaataaatgcagcagcaCTTCAGGGTATTATCAGCATAAACTGCTTTGTTGGTCACATATATTCATGCAAAATGACCTCTGATAATCATTTATACAACCTACAGTCTTTCTACAAagtgcaacaaaataaattttaaaccaTTTGGTTCAAATCATACATGTtggtaataataatatatatgtaCCACATTCATGAGGCTTACTGAACCACACATAAGAATCAGagctgttaaaaaaatgtggtATGAACCCTCCAGTATGGTCTAAATCTTAGTAACTGATCAGTGATTATGCTGATTATGAACTGCTGTACTGTTGTATTCAAAACcataatttgtgtgtttttttaatttttttatataattttattctgaaatatttacttCTATCTGTTTTACTCTATTCTTATACATCTATGTAGATGTAAGAGTCCCTCATCCCAGCCAGTAATAAGAGTGTCATCTTTTGGATTAAAACCAGATATATCACTGTATCTACAGTATGCTTCTTTTTCAAAGGAcacaataaaaatcacattttcgcAGCTCATAAAAAGTGTGATTTGATGTTCCGCTTTGCAACTGCAAGTGTGTCTCACTAAACAAGAATATCCTCAAAAAGGTTGTTTATTTCAgtagtttaatgttttaaaaagtgatataAATTCATTATACCCAGATTGATACATATTAGATGTGTATTTGTGATAGTTTTCATGTCTCTCAGCTCATGCAAACCTAAAATTTAGttcttcagaaaatgttaaggttacagcaataaaaaaatggatttaaatcAGAGATCTTCGTATATTCTGTCATGGGCAAGATAGAATATACTAAGGCAGACTTAACACCATACATTGGGCGGGTAAACACTGCTAGAAGCTGCCTTTTCACTCAGTGCTGTATCCTAGAATGTTAAcaaaaagttgagtggaaggaaaaaagtggTAGTAAAGGTGGTTAAGCAACAGTGATCAGTGCAGTGTTTGGAGGATTTTAAACAAAGGCCATTCAAGAGTGCTGGACAGATTTTCAAGCCATGTCATAACAAACAGCCTCATCCAGCACATGGCTTACAGCTGTCATATTCTTGTAAGaagaactaaaaataaaagggCTTCAGGTGAGAATGTGTTATGGCAAATGCTCAAGCTTTATACTTTGGCTAATGAAGTGGCACCCATGTATGTCTAAGATGGGGTGTacagtaaaaaattatttccttaaGGCATATTTAAGACCAAAATAGGGTGCCAATCAATAAGGAATAAGGAACAtaagaaatgtttataaatattgtttaatttaattttcctaATTGAGGTATATTTGTTTGTAAGTAcacagtttatttaatttaaatatacttcattaaacaaacaaacaaaaaaatctttaaagacaTGTTACCTCTCAAAACAAACCTAAATTTCAAGGGTGTTTCTCATAGTTTTCATTATATCCTGCAGAATTATGATCAATCAGGCAGAGTGCTTTACAGCGCACTATTAACACGGCCACACACATGAGCGCGAACACACCCACATATACAATAACAGCAAGTGGCCAGGGGAGGTGATAATACGGAATTGATGGGGACTCCAGAAATAGCAACTTGTGCATCATCACCTTCCACCAGTCGGGTCTTATAACTCACACCCTCtcccgcctcctcctcctttgcTTTATGCTGTGTGTCTTTTCCCCTTTGCTGCCCATTTCTTTATCACCCTCATTTTCACACACACGATCTCCTCTCGTCCCATGGGATGGTGACTCACAGACACAGCGACTGCATAAATCTCAATTTGAACAGCTGTAGGAACAAGAGTGTAGTGAGGCTATGAAAGAAATCCTATTAGA contains:
- the nrsn1 gene encoding neurensin-1, which translates into the protein MTSCSEICGSEYREQAQSGGNGQQYGVRSYLHQFYEECTGSIWEREEDFQIQRSPSRWSSLLWKVCLTFGTLILVTGLIVVLVGYATPTMTEAFGEDDLLFVDSYAVRFNRALDVCKLTGAVLFCVGGTSMAVGLLLSAFAKSYSKDELYLQHKFKERLADLHATVGSSIMKAPTPGEGKVPVTLSKVQNIQPVATKAET